In the Bicyclus anynana chromosome 6, ilBicAnyn1.1, whole genome shotgun sequence genome, one interval contains:
- the LOC112054963 gene encoding uncharacterized protein LOC112054963 isoform X1 has product MDRVNFSVNGVKHSVGGEVRSTTTLLDYLRRHLELRGTKYKCLEAGCGACIVSAVKCHGDAPQGVNSCMVMITSCQDWDITSIEKVGNRLEGYHPLQTTLAAKAGSQCGYCSPGMVMNMYSYLKAKPRTMLEIERALSSNLCRCTGYRPILEAFKTFASDCPKPSDILDIEDLKICKKSGELCSESKCEHSEWCIVPKRNKVLYIKLSDDRDWFRVDTLDEVFYIWQEKGTESYMLVNGNTGKGVYPILEYPKLLIDISDVLELKSYYMDQNLVLGGGTTLFEVLEIFKSLAHTEGFTYLNVLNDHIEKVANITVRNLATVAGNLSLKNQHSDFKSDIFLLFETVGASVTILTGPGNKVVLTMQEFLIENMRGKIILNVLLPPLSNEYKIATFKIMPRSQNAHALVHAGFLYKVDETFTVSESRIVYSGLTSTITRAYETEMYLKGKVLFTNETLQCALDILKKELVFVKHLLDPPIEYKLQASLGLFYKGLLELCPPTLLKPTYCSGAIKLRDSRPVSKSLQVFETNPALWPLNEPIPKIDGLIQCAGEAKYADDTPSLSGEVFLAFVLAKVPLGTIQKIDPSIALSEPGVIAFYSAADIPGVNSYIPAPNIFNLTDEELFCNGEVKYYDQPVGVIVAECESIAKKAANLVHIEYSNIRKPVIDIKINKYDPNKYTVFSIHPATEVGPDTTKVIKGEDTIYSQYAFTMETLACVAYPTEEGIKLISTTQWMDLVQQAVARVLMIDENRVDVYVRRIGGGYGYKITRSAQIAVACSLVVYKLNRPCRFTTPIDVNMRATGKRLPCSRNYEVHVNSKGEIQYLKEDLFSDNGYVYNEPLMQFADDIYYNCYKKTRWGHTGYNAVTDTASNSWVRSPGTIECVAMAELVIERICYELNLDALEVRSKNLDTELYKDLLELTDTLKTNSHYNERKVKVDEYNKNNRWKKRGLRFSWLRWPSKGSQTFEVNMSVYSDDGTVSITHGGIEMGQGINTKAIQIAAYFLKLPVDKIQVKPNDTMVAPNGIASGASVTSQNIGIGVRRCCEQLLERLAPIRIQLVNPTWKELIKEAYNQQVDLQVHYYTSMKDFQQYDVYVVTLAEVEIDVLTGEHTILRVDLIEDVGRSVNPEVDLGQIEGAFIFGLGYWTSEHLVYHPDTGELLTDRTWEYWIPQALDIPQDFRVYFRRRSFSNEVILGAKATGEPATCMGISVAFALREAISLARLESGIPTTQWFQIDGPFTVDKICVACETQCEDFKFY; this is encoded by the exons ATGGACAGagttaacttttcagttaatggTGTTAAGCATTCAG TTGGTGGTGAGGTGCGCTCCACCACCACTCTGCTGGACTACCTGCGCCGACACCTGGAGCTGCGCGGCACCAAGTACAAATGTCTGGAGGCGGGCTGCGGCGCGTGCATCGTCAGCGCGGTCAAATGCCACGGCGATGCTCCTCAAGGCGTGAACTCG TGTATGGTCATGATAACCTCATGTCAAGACTGGGACATTACAAGTATAGAAAAAGTGGGCAACAGATTGGAAGGATATCATCCGCTACAGACCACGCTAGCGGCTAAGGCTGGCTCGCAATGTGGTTACTGCTCTCCGGGCATGGTCATGAATATGTACAG TTATTTGAAAGCTAAGCCACGTACAATGTTAGAAATAGAAAGAGCTTTATCGAGCAATCTATGTAGATGTACGGGGTACAGACCAATACTGGAGGCATTCAAAACTTTTGCCTCAGATTGTCCAAAACCAAGCGACATATTGGATATTGAAGACTTGAAAATATGTAAGAAATCTGGAGAATTATGTTCTGAATCAAAATGTGAACACTCCGAATGGTGCATTGTACCCAAAAGGAATAAAGTCCTATATATAAAACTAAGTGATGATAGAGATTGGTTTAGAGTGGACACTTTGGATGAAGTGTTTTATATATGGCAAGAAAAAGGAACGGAATCTTACATGCTTGTCAATGGAAATACAGGAAAAG gaGTTTACCCCATATTAGAGTATCCTAAACTTTTGATAGATATAAGTGATGTATTAGAGCTTAAAAGTTATTATATGGATCAGAATTTGGTGCTGGGAGGCGGAACTACGCTATTTGAAGttttagaaatttttaaatctttagcTCACACTGAAGGTTTCACTTATCTTAACGTTTTGAATGATCACATTGAGAAGGTTGCCAATATAACTGTTAGAAAC CTTGCCACTGTGGCTGGAAATTTATCTCTAAAGAATCAACATTCTGATTTCAAGTCTGATATATTCCTACTTTTTGAAACTGTTGGCGCGTCGGTTACTATAC taacGGGCCCTGGAAATAAAGTGGTTTTAACAATGCAAGAATTCCTCATAGAAAATATGAGAGGTAAAATAATTCTCAACGTTCTGTTACCGCCGCTGagtaatgaatataaaatagcgACGTTTAag ATAATGCCACGTTCTCAAAACGCCCATGCTCTAGTACACGCAGGTTTTCTGTACAAAGTTGATGAAACATTTACAGTTAGTGAAAGTAGGATTGTCTACAGTGGTCTAACTTCAACTATTACTCGTGCATATGAAACTGAAATGTATTTGAAAGGCAAAGTTCTTTTCACAAATGAGACTCTGCAGTGTGCATTGGATATATTAAAGAAAGAGCTTGTATTTGTTAAACATTTGCTTGATCCACCAATCGAATATAAACTTCAAGCATCTTTGGGGCTTTTCTATAAG GGTCTTTTGGAATTATGTCCCCCAACTCTACTAAAACCAACTTATTGTTCTGGAGCTATCAAGTTAAGAGACAGCAGACCTGTGTCTAAAAGCCTTCAGGTGTTTGAAACGAATCCAGCATTGTGGCCTCTCAATGAACCTATACCAAAAATTGATGGACTG ATACAATGCGCTGGGGAAGCAAAATATGCCGACGATACGCCATCTCTCTCAGGGGAAGTGTTCCTTGCGTTTGTTTTAGCTAAAGTTCCACTTGGAACTATACAAAAAATTGATCCTTCTATAGCGTTG AGTGAACCGGGGGTTATAGCGTTTTATTCAGCGGCGGATATTCCAGGAGTAAACAGTTATATACCAGCACCTAATATATTTAACTTAACTGACGAAGAATTATTTTGCAATGGTGAAGTCAAATACTATGATCAACCTGTTGGTGTGATTGTTGCTGAATGTGAAAGTATAGCCAAAAAAGCAGCAAATTTAGTACACATTGAATATTCAAACATAAGAAAACCCGTCATtgacataaaaattaataaatatgatcCTAATAAATATACCGTATTTTCTATACATCCAGCAACTGAAGTAGGTCCTGATactacaaaagtaataaaaggaGAAGATACTATTTACTCACAATATGCATTCACTATGGAAACATTAGCATGCGTAGCGTATCCCACTGAAGaaggaataaaattaatatctacAACGCAATGGATGGACTTGGTGCAGCAAGCAGTTGCAAGGGTTCTTATGATAGATGAAAACAG AGTTGACGTTTATGTACGAAGGATTGGTGGTGGTTATGGCTACAAAATAACTAGGTCAGCACAAATTGCTGTAGCTTGTAGTCTGGTGGTCTACAAACTAAACCGACCCTGTAGATTCACCACCCCTATCGATGTCAATATGAGGGCTACAGGAAAGCGTTTACCATGTTCCAGAAATTATGAA GTCCACGTTAATTCAAAAGgagaaattcaatatttaaaagaagattTATTCAGTGACAATGGTTATGTGTACAACGAACCTCTTATGCAATTTGCCGATGATATTTACTATAACTGCTATAAAAAAACACGATGGGGCCATACGGGATATAATGCTGTAACAGATACCGCATCCAACTCTTGGGTCAGATCTCCtg GTACTATAGAATGCGTAGCGATGGCTGAATTAGTGATTGAACGTATATGTTATGAGTTAAATTTAGATGCACTTGAAGTCCGTTCAAAAAATTTAGATACAGAATTATACAAGGACCTGTTAGAATTAACAGACACATTGAAAACAAACTCTCACTATAACGAAAGGAAAGTTAAAGTTGatgaatataacaaaaacaacagGTGGAAAAAACGTGGTTTAAGATTTAGTTGGCTTAGGTGGCCATCTAAGGGATCTCAAACCTTTGAGGTAAATATGTCAGTTTACTCAGACGACGGTACAGTGTCCATAACTCATGGGGGCATTGAAATGGGTCAAGGAATAAACACTAAAGCAATTCAAATAGCTGCATACTTCCTAAAACTACCGGTGGATAAGATACAGGTAAAGCCTAATGATACTATGGTTGCTCCTAATGGCATTGCCTCTGGAGCTAGCGTAACATCTCAAAATATAGGAATAGGTGTGCGAAGGTGTTGTGAACAACTTTTGGAAAGACTTGCCCCTATACGCATTCAGTTGGTTAACCCAACTTGGAAGGAGTTAATTAAAGAAGCGTACAATCAACAAGTTGACCTGCAAGTGCATTATTATACAAGCATGAAAGATTTCCAACAATATGACGTTTATGTAGTTACATTGGCTGAAGTTGAAATAGATGTTTTAACAGGAGAACATACAATACTACGTGTTGATTTAATtgaagatgttggtcgaagtgTCAACCCTGAAGTAGACCTTGGTCAA ATTGAAGGGGCTTTTATTTTCGGCCTCGGATACTGGACAAGTGAACATCTAGTATATCACCCTGACACCGGCGAGTTACTAACTGACCGTACTTGGGAATATTGGATTCCTCAAGCTCTAGATATTCCACAAGACTTTAGAGTATATTTTAGGAGGCGGTCGTTCAGTAATGAAGTTATTCTTGGGGCAAAAG CAACGGGAGAGCCAGCTACGTGTATGGGAATATCAGTAGCTTTCGCTTTGAGGGAGGCGATATCCCTGGCGAGGCTTGAGTCCGGGATACCCACTACTCAGTGGTTCCAAATAG atgGACCATTCACAGTTGATAAAATATGCGTCGCGTGTGAAACGCAATGTGAagactttaaattttattag